A genomic stretch from Dermochelys coriacea isolate rDerCor1 chromosome 24, rDerCor1.pri.v4, whole genome shotgun sequence includes:
- the TAGLN2 gene encoding transgelin-2 — protein sequence MANRGPAYGLSWEVQQRIDKQYDPELEQILTQWILAQCGGIQPPEPGKEKFQEWLKDGTVLGKLINSLYPKGQGPVANTEPSNKAFKQMEQISQFLRAAEQYGIAPTDIFQTVDLWEGKNMACVQRTLMNLGGLAVTKQDGLFVGDPNWFPKKSQENRRDFSKDKLKEGQNVIGLQMGTNRGASQAGMTGYGMPRQIL from the exons ATGGCAAACAGGGGACCAGCCTATGGACTCAGCTGGGAGGTTCAGCAGAGGATTGACAAGCAGTATGACCCAGAGCTGGAGCAGATCCTCACCCAGTGGATCCTGGCACAGTGTGGGGGCATCCAGCCACCTGAGCCTGGGAAAGAGAAATTCCAGGAGTGGCTGAAAGACGGCACA GTGCTTGGCAAACTCATCAACAGCCTCTACCCAAAGGGCCAGGGGCCGGTCGCCAACACAGAGCCTTCAAACAAGGCCTTCAAGCAAATGGAACAGATCTCCCAGTTCCTGCGGGCTGCTGAGCAGTATGGCATTGCACCCACTGACATCTTCCAGACTGTGGACCTCTGGGAAG gaaAGAACATGGCCTGTGTGCAGAGGACCCTGATGAACCTGGGGGGCTTGGCTGTCACAAAGCAAGATGGCTTGTTCGTGGGAGATCCCAACTGGTTCCCCAA GAAATCCCAGGAGAACCGCCGTGACTTCTCTAAAGACAAGCTGAAGGAGGGTCAGAACGTGATTGGGCTGCAGATGGGCACCAACCGGGGTGCATCGCAAGCAGGCATGACAGGCTATGGGATGCCACGCCAGATCCTCTGA